TGTCCCCCAGCACAAAGACATGCAGAGGCGGCACGACGACCGCCGGCATACTGCCAGGGGTCTTTTGCGCCAGATACGGTTCGTCCAGCGGCCGGCCGTCTATGTACACCGTCCCGTCGTGAATCTCCACTTTCTCGCCCGGCAGGCCGATGACCCGCTTGATGAGCAGTTCCTCGCTGTGCTCGGGGAGCTTCAGCACCACGATATCGCCCCGACGCGGGCCGTGAAAACGGTAGGTGATCTTCTCCACGATAAGCCGCTGGTTGGTGTGCAGGGTAGGCTCCATGCTCTGCCCGTAGACGCGCGTCGCCTGCGCCAGAAACATGTTGATGAGCACGGCGATGACCACCGCCGGCAGGAGGGTTTCGACGACCTCCCGCAGCCAGGCCAGCAGGGCCGGCCGGCGGGGCGCTGACGGGGGCGTCGGCATATCTTCCGGTTGAGACAAGATGGGGTTGGGTTGATAATCCTCGTCCATGTTCGGTTTCCCCATTGCAGTGAGCGAGCAGAGTGTGGAAAAGAGGGACCAGGCCGGCCTGGTCCCTCCTGTCCGCATCATTCATTGTTAGCGGCCGCGCCGGCGGGGGCCGGAGGGCACCGGCCGTTCTCCACCGCTGCGCTCTCCGCCGCTGCGCGGCGGCCGGCCGGACTCACTGCGGGGCCGACCTCCCTCGCTCTTATTGGACGCCGGCGGCCTATCGTGCATGCGCGCTTCCTCAGGCGTCCAGCCCTCCATCACCGCACGGCGGGAGAGGCGCACACGCCCTTCGGGGTCGATATCGGTCACCATCACCATGACTTCATCGCCCACGCGTACCACATCCTCCACACGCGGCACGCGGTAATCGGCCAACTGCGAGATATGCACCAATCCGTCCTGGCCCGGCAGGATTTCCACGAAGGCGCCGAAGTCGGTGATGCGCACCACCTTGCCCGTGTAAATCTTGCCGACCTGGATTTCCTCGGTGATCTGCTCGACCATCTGCACAGCCAGGTCAGGGTTGGAGTCGGCGCGTGCGGCGATATATACCGTGCCGTCCTCCTCGATCTGGATCTCGACCTTGGCATCCTCTTGGATCTTGCGCACCACTTTGCCGCCTGGGCCAATGAGCATGCCGATCTTGGACGGGTCAATGGTGAGCTTGATAATGCGCGGCGCGTACGGCGACAGCTCCGGCCGCGGCTCGCTGATGGTCTGGGCCATGAAGTCCAGGATTTGCAGGCGGGCTTCCCGCGCCTGCGCCAGGGCTTCGGACAGGATCTGCGAGGAGATGCCCTTCACCTTGATGTCCATCTGCAGGGCGGTGATGCCCTCGCGCGTGCCGGCCACCTTGAAGTCCATGTCGCCCTCATGGTCTTCCAAACCCTGGATATCGGTCAGAATGACGTAGCGCTGGCCGTCGGTGATAAGGCCCATAGCCACGCCGGCCACCGGCCGCTTAATGGGCACGCCGGCATCCATCAGCGCCAGGGTGCTTCCACACACGCTGGCCATGGAGCTGGAACCGTTGGAGGACAACACCTCCGAGACCAGACGGATGGTGTACGGGAATTCCTCCTCGGAGGGCAGGACGGGCACCAGGGCGCGCTCTGCCAGCGCGCCGTGGCCGATCTCGCGCCGGCCGGGGCCGCGCAGAGGCCGCACCTCGCCCACGGAGAACGGTGGGAAGTTATAATGATGAATGTAGCGCTTGGTTTCCTCGGAATCCAGGCTGTCCAGCTTCTGCTCCTCGGCGGTGGTTCCCAGGGTCGCGATGGTGAGCACCTGGGTCTCGCCGCGCACGAACAG
This window of the Anaerolineae bacterium genome carries:
- the lepB gene encoding signal peptidase I — translated: MPTPPSAPRRPALLAWLREVVETLLPAVVIAVLINMFLAQATRVYGQSMEPTLHTNQRLIVEKITYRFHGPRRGDIVVLKLPEHSEELLIKRVIGLPGEKVEIHDGTVYIDGRPLDEPYLAQKTPGSMPAVVVPPLHVFVLGDNRSASNDSRAFGPVPIANIVGKAWLSYWPPQAVRVFD
- a CDS encoding polyribonucleotide nucleotidyltransferase translates to MEVKRYVAKVGEREVIIETGKLAGQAGGAVTVRCGDSVLLATATAAKEPREGVDFFPLSVDFEERLYAAGRIPGSFFRREGKPTEQAILQARLIDRSIRPLFPKDFRNDVQVIVTALSSDEENPLDILGMIGASAALTISDIPWEGPIGAVRVGYVNGQFVFNPTLSELEQSLLDIRLAGSEDAIIMVEAGAKEAPEELVVQALEAGHRAMQDLIRVQRQMREEVGKPKVEYEPVQMDEALAERVRAMATEPIKQVLLEKDDKHGRREALDALLESIVEQLTQELGEENLDLNTVKTTFDDIVKAEVRRAILEEQRRPDGRKPNELRPLYCEVGVLPRTHGSGLFVRGETQVLTIATLGTTAEEQKLDSLDSEETKRYIHHYNFPPFSVGEVRPLRGPGRREIGHGALAERALVPVLPSEEEFPYTIRLVSEVLSSNGSSSMASVCGSTLALMDAGVPIKRPVAGVAMGLITDGQRYVILTDIQGLEDHEGDMDFKVAGTREGITALQMDIKVKGISSQILSEALAQAREARLQILDFMAQTISEPRPELSPYAPRIIKLTIDPSKIGMLIGPGGKVVRKIQEDAKVEIQIEEDGTVYIAARADSNPDLAVQMVEQITEEIQVGKIYTGKVVRITDFGAFVEILPGQDGLVHISQLADYRVPRVEDVVRVGDEVMVMVTDIDPEGRVRLSRRAVMEGWTPEEARMHDRPPASNKSEGGRPRSESGRPPRSGGERSGGERPVPSGPRRRGR